From a single Microbacterium terrisoli genomic region:
- the secY gene encoding preprotein translocase subunit SecY: MFSAIQRVFRTPDLRRKIGFSLAIIVIYRLGAHVPTPFVSFPKVQECLREGGGTQGLLSMVNLFSGGALLQLSIFALGVMPYITAAIIIQLLRVVIPHFETLYQEGQSGQAKLTQYTRYLTIALALLQSTTLVTVASTGQLFGSSVQACQQVLTNDAWWAQMLMVLALTAGTGLIMWMAELMTEKGVGNGMSILIFISIVATFPAAMWTIKQARGWDTFFLVIVVGIVIITLIVFVEQSVRRIPVQYAKRIVGRRTYGGTSTYIPIKMNMANVIPVIFASSLLYIPALIAQFNQPAAGQQPAQWVVWINNYLVKGDHPIYWLLYFVLTVGFTFFYVAITFNPVEISDNMKKYGGFIPGIRAGRPTAEYLDYVISRITTVGALYLGLVALIPLVALSTVAANQNFPFGGASIIIMVGVGLETVKQIDAQLQQRHYEGLLR, encoded by the coding sequence TTGTTCAGCGCCATCCAGCGAGTCTTCCGTACACCCGACCTGAGACGGAAGATCGGCTTCAGCCTGGCGATCATCGTGATCTATCGGCTCGGGGCGCACGTGCCCACGCCGTTCGTCAGCTTCCCGAAGGTTCAGGAGTGTCTGCGCGAAGGCGGCGGCACCCAAGGCCTGCTCTCCATGGTCAACCTGTTCTCGGGCGGCGCTCTGCTGCAGCTATCGATCTTCGCGCTCGGCGTCATGCCGTACATCACCGCGGCGATCATCATCCAACTGCTGCGCGTGGTCATCCCGCACTTCGAGACGCTGTACCAAGAGGGTCAGTCCGGGCAGGCCAAGCTCACGCAGTACACCCGTTACCTCACGATCGCCCTCGCGCTGCTGCAGTCGACCACGCTGGTCACCGTCGCCAGCACAGGTCAGCTGTTCGGCTCGTCGGTGCAGGCGTGCCAGCAGGTGCTCACCAACGACGCGTGGTGGGCGCAGATGCTCATGGTGCTCGCGCTGACGGCCGGCACCGGTCTGATCATGTGGATGGCCGAGCTGATGACAGAGAAGGGCGTCGGCAACGGCATGTCGATCCTGATCTTCATCTCGATCGTCGCCACGTTCCCTGCGGCCATGTGGACCATCAAGCAGGCCCGCGGCTGGGACACGTTCTTCCTCGTGATCGTGGTGGGCATCGTCATCATCACCCTGATCGTGTTCGTCGAGCAGTCGGTGCGACGCATCCCGGTGCAGTACGCCAAGCGCATCGTCGGGCGGCGCACGTACGGCGGCACCAGCACATACATCCCGATCAAGATGAACATGGCCAACGTGATCCCGGTCATCTTCGCCTCATCGCTGCTGTACATCCCCGCGCTGATCGCGCAGTTCAACCAGCCCGCCGCCGGCCAGCAGCCGGCGCAATGGGTCGTGTGGATCAACAACTACCTCGTCAAGGGCGATCACCCGATCTACTGGCTGCTGTACTTCGTGCTGACGGTCGGCTTCACCTTCTTCTACGTCGCGATCACGTTCAACCCGGTCGAGATCTCCGACAACATGAAGAAGTACGGCGGATTCATCCCCGGTATCCGTGCGGGTCGGCCCACCGCCGAGTACCTGGATTACGTCATCAGTCGCATCACCACGGTCGGCGCGCTGTACCTTGGTCTGGTCGCCCTGATACCGCTGGTCGCTCTGTCGACGGTGGCGGCGAACCAGAACTTCCCGTTCGGCGGTGCCTCGATCATCATCATGGTCGGTGTGGGGCTTGAGACGGTGAAGCAGATCGATGCGCAGCTTCAGCAGCGCCACTACGAAGGACTCCTGCGATGA
- the map gene encoding type I methionyl aminopeptidase has translation MALRRGIYKSPAQLRGMVEPGRITAAMLEAVRPLIVAGTTTLQLDAAAAAVVTSNRALSNFQMVRGYRHTVCVSVNDEVVHGIPGDRVLEPGDIVSVDAGAEYRGWNGDSAITVVVPDDARPDVVAERQELSRVTEGSLWAGVAALASATHLAEVGAAVQGFVEASGHDYGILRDYVGHGIGRKMHESPAVFNYRVSDPGPEVRPGLAIAIEPMVVIGSDATYVGDDGWTVSTVDGSAGSHWEHSVAVHDDGVWVLTAPDGGVAGLAPFGVVPVPLP, from the coding sequence GTGGCGCTTCGCCGCGGCATCTACAAGAGCCCCGCGCAGCTGCGCGGCATGGTCGAGCCTGGCCGCATCACCGCGGCGATGCTCGAGGCGGTGCGTCCGCTGATCGTCGCGGGCACGACGACGCTGCAACTGGATGCCGCAGCAGCCGCGGTCGTGACCTCGAACAGGGCCCTCTCGAATTTCCAGATGGTGCGCGGGTACCGGCACACGGTGTGCGTCTCGGTCAACGACGAGGTCGTGCACGGGATCCCCGGCGATCGTGTGCTCGAGCCCGGTGACATCGTCTCGGTGGATGCCGGTGCCGAGTACCGCGGGTGGAACGGCGACTCGGCGATCACGGTCGTCGTGCCCGACGACGCGCGTCCCGACGTGGTCGCCGAGCGGCAGGAGCTGTCGCGGGTGACCGAGGGGTCGCTGTGGGCCGGGGTCGCCGCCCTTGCCTCTGCGACGCACCTTGCCGAGGTCGGAGCGGCCGTGCAGGGCTTCGTCGAGGCCTCCGGCCATGACTACGGCATCCTGCGCGACTACGTCGGCCACGGCATCGGACGCAAGATGCACGAATCGCCGGCGGTGTTCAATTATCGCGTGTCGGACCCCGGACCCGAGGTGCGCCCCGGCCTGGCCATCGCGATCGAGCCGATGGTCGTCATCGGCAGCGACGCGACGTACGTCGGCGACGACGGGTGGACCGTCTCGACCGTCGACGGTTCAGCCGGCTCACATTGGGAACATAGCGTCGCCGTGCATGATGATGGTGTCTGGGTGCTCACCGCGCCCGATGGGGGAGTCGCAGGACTTGCGCCGTTCGGCGTCGTCCCGGTTCCCCTCCCGTAG
- a CDS encoding adenylate kinase codes for MTSTARLVIVGPQGSGKGTQGARIAEALGIPAISTGDVFRANIKAGTPLGEQVKAITAAGNLVSDELTGRIVRDRLAQDDAAGGFLLDGYPRNVRQVEDLDGFLDAAGLDAVIELSVPRDESMARLALRAKEQGRTDDTDEAIAKRLSIYERETAPILDVYRERGIVDTIDGVGSLDEITARITDALAARGITRPAAV; via the coding sequence ATGACGTCAACCGCCCGTCTGGTGATCGTCGGCCCTCAGGGTTCGGGCAAAGGCACCCAGGGTGCCCGTATCGCCGAGGCCCTCGGCATCCCGGCCATCTCGACCGGGGACGTGTTCCGCGCCAACATCAAGGCCGGCACGCCCCTCGGCGAGCAGGTGAAGGCGATCACGGCGGCGGGCAACCTCGTCTCGGACGAGTTGACCGGTCGGATCGTGCGCGACCGGCTGGCGCAGGACGACGCCGCGGGCGGTTTTCTTCTCGACGGCTACCCGCGCAACGTGCGGCAGGTCGAAGACCTCGACGGGTTCCTGGATGCGGCCGGTCTGGACGCGGTCATCGAGCTGTCCGTGCCGCGGGACGAATCCATGGCGCGCTTGGCGCTGCGGGCGAAAGAGCAGGGTCGCACCGACGACACCGACGAGGCCATCGCCAAGCGACTGTCGATCTATGAGCGTGAGACTGCGCCGATCCTCGATGTGTATCGGGAGCGCGGCATCGTCGACACGATCGACGGGGTCGGCAGCCTCGATGAGATCACCGCACGCATCACCGACGCACTGGCTGCGCGCGGCATCACCCGCCCGGCAGCCGTCTGA
- a CDS encoding DsbA family protein, translating into MATAVRKTNWFAIWVSVAAVVVLVVVTGIVIAINNSASAPGSEPKGSIVNTEAGSVTFGDGTNTIDTYVDFLCPYCNQFEQSEGPAIKQLVDAGTVKLNVHPVTILDGRSSPSGYSSRAAGAFYAVAVADPDNAYAFMQAMYANQPEEGSAGLSDDQIVQIAKSAGVKMTSDLEKAITSNEYQKYALSKGLPSDATGTPALYVNGKQVNVTMDAKTDITPNLK; encoded by the coding sequence ATGGCTACCGCTGTGCGGAAGACGAACTGGTTCGCCATCTGGGTCAGCGTGGCGGCTGTTGTGGTGCTGGTCGTGGTGACCGGCATCGTGATCGCGATCAACAACTCCGCGTCGGCGCCCGGCTCAGAGCCGAAAGGCAGCATCGTGAACACGGAGGCCGGGTCGGTGACCTTCGGTGACGGCACGAACACCATCGACACGTACGTCGACTTCCTGTGCCCCTATTGCAACCAGTTCGAGCAGAGCGAGGGCCCGGCGATCAAGCAGCTCGTCGATGCCGGCACCGTGAAGCTGAACGTGCACCCGGTGACGATCCTCGACGGCCGCTCGTCGCCTTCCGGCTACTCGAGCCGCGCGGCCGGCGCGTTCTACGCCGTCGCCGTCGCCGACCCTGACAACGCCTATGCATTCATGCAGGCGATGTACGCCAACCAGCCCGAAGAGGGCTCGGCCGGCCTGTCCGACGACCAGATCGTGCAGATCGCCAAGTCCGCCGGGGTGAAGATGACCAGTGACCTCGAGAAGGCGATCACGTCCAACGAGTACCAGAAGTACGCGCTGTCCAAGGGGCTGCCCAGCGACGCGACCGGAACTCCGGCGCTGTACGTCAATGGCAAGCAGGTCAACGTGACCATGGATGCGAAGACCGACATCACGCCGAACCTCAAGTAG